In Amblyraja radiata isolate CabotCenter1 chromosome 38, sAmbRad1.1.pri, whole genome shotgun sequence, a genomic segment contains:
- the polr3h gene encoding DNA-directed RNA polymerase III subunit RPC8 has product MFVLVEMVDTVRIPPWLFERRLNDAIAEELNKKLANKVVYNVGLCVCLYDITKLEDSYIFPGDGASHTKVHFRYMVFRPFLDEIVTGKIKGCSQEGVCVTMGYFDDILIPPESLQQPAKFDETEQVWVWEYETDEGTHDLYMDVGEDVRLRVVDETFVDTSPTGPSTAESSATTPEEAQRKEAPYTLTGSISEPGLGLLSWWTNG; this is encoded by the exons ATGTTTGTTCTGGTGGAAATGGTGGACACTGTGCGGATCCCGCCCTGGTTGTTTGAGCGGAGGTTAAACGATGCCattgcagaagagttgaacaaaaAACTGGCCAACAAG GTGGTGTATAATGTCGGCCTGTGCGTCTGTCTGTACGACATCACCAAACTGGAAGACTCCTACATTTTCCCTGGAGATGGCGCCTCTCACACTAAAG TGCATTTTCGCTACATGGTATTCCGCCCCTTTCTGGATGAAATTGTTACCGGCAAAATTAAAGGCTGCAGCCAGGAAGGAGTGTGCG TGACCATGGGATATTTTGACGACATCCTGATCCCTCCCGAATCTCTGCAGCAGCCGGCCAAGTT TGACGAGACGGAGCAGGTGTGGGTGTGGGAGTACGAGACTGACGAGGGCACGCACGACCTGTACATGGACGTCGGCGAGGATGTCCGCCTGAGAGTGGTGGACGAGACCTTCGTCGACACCTCCCCCACCGGGCCCAGCACGGCAGAGAGCTCAGCCACCACGCCAGAGGAAGCGCAGAGGAAGGAGGCTCCCTACACACTGACG GGGTCCATCAGTGAGCCGGGCCTGGGACTGCTGTCTTGGTGGACAAATGGTTAA